DNA from Pelagibacterium nitratireducens:
GCGCTCCAACGCAAACCAGGACAAGAATGCCGAGGACGATTGGGCTCATGGTCAACGCATCAGTTCGTGTTGTTCGACATTTGCCCGCTCCAGCGCTTCGACCAGCGCCATTTCCTCGTTGAAGTAGCGGGCTTTTTCGGTGAACTGGGGCTTGGTAATGCCGGTCGAGCGGTGGCGACCGAGGAGGGCCCCGTTGGCGTCTTCGCCCATGATGTCATAGAGGAACACGTCCTGGGTGACGATGACGTCGCCTTCCATGCCGAGCACCTCTGAAATATGGGTGATGCGGCGCGAACCATCGCGCAGGCGAGCGGCCTGGACGATCACATCGATCGACGACACGATCATCTCGCGAATGGTGCGGCTGGGCAGCGCGAACCCGCCCATGGTTATCATCGATTCAAGACGGGAAAGGGCTTCGCGCGGCGAGTTGGCGTGCAGCGTACCCATGGAGCCGTCATGGCCGGTGTTCATGGCCTGGAGAAGATCGAACGCTTCAGGGCCACGGACTTCGCCGACGATGATCCGCTCGGGACGCATGCGCAGGCAGTTCCTGACCAACTCGCGCATGGTGACCTCGCCCTCGCCCTCGAGATTGGGCGGGCGGGTTTCAAGGCGCACCACATGGGGTTGCTGGAGCTGCAGTTCGGCCGAATCCTCGCAGGTGATGACGCGTTCGTCTTTGTCGATGAAGGCAGTCAGACAGTTGAGCAGAGTGGTCTTGCCCGAACCTGTACCGCCGGAAATCAGAACGTTGGCCCGCACGCGGCCCAGAACGCGCAGCACTTCGGCACCCTCGGGAGAAATCGAGCCAAACTTGACCAGCTGCGGCAGGGTCAGCTTGTCCTTTTTGAACTTACGAATGGTGAGCGTTGGCCCATCGATCGAAAGCGGCGGCGCGATGACGTTGACACGAGAGCCATCGGGCAGGCGCGCGTCGCATATGGGAGAGGACTCGTCAACGCGACGGCCCACCTGGCTCACAATGCGCTGGCACACATTCATCAGGTGCGCATCGTCACGGAAGCGCACATTGGTCAGCTTCACCCGGCCACTGACTTCGATATAGCAGCGCTGAGAGCCGTTTATCATGATATCGGCGATGTCGTCGCGGGCCAACAACGGTTCGAGCGGACCATAGCCAAGAACGTCATTGCAGATATCGTCGAGCAGGTCTTCCTGCTCGGAAATTGACATGACGAAATTCTTGAGCGCGATGATTTCGGCGACGATGTCGCGAATTTCCTCACGCGCAGAATCCTGATCCATCGCGGCGAGTTGCGACAGGTCGATGGAATCGATCAGGGCCGAAAAGATCGAGGACTTGGTCTGGAAGTAGTTCTTGTCGCGCCCATTGGGTTCGACGTTGTCGACACCCTCTTCGATTCGTGTCGTTCGTTGGGCTTCGGACGTCGCGATCGCCGACTGCTCGCGGGCGCGTTCAACCTCCTGAGTCTCGGGAGGAGGCGCGGGGCGACTCGGAGCCGGCTGGGTGTTGCCACCGAAACTCGCACGCTTGCCGAACATCGTTTAAAGCCTTCCTTGTAATTACGCCCGCTTGCGCATGCGAAACAGATCGGGGAGCCGGATTCCGGAGGGGCGGCTGCCCGCCTCGGCGCCGGACCGCCCGGTCAGTTCCAGTCCAAGCGTGCGGAAAATGTCATTGACCTTGTGAGTCCCCGAGACCTCCGCAATCATCTGGCCGTTGTTGGCGGCGGTCCCGAACAGGGCCGGCTCAAACCCGATCTGGGCAGCGAGACGGCATTCGATCGATGAAGCGAACTCCGCCGCGGGGATTTCCGGACGCTTGGAGATACCCGTTTTGTTGACCACGATAATGGGGTCGCTGTCGCTCGGGCGCATGGCCTTGACCGCATCGGCGATCGCCTTGGCATTTCGCAAATTGGCTAGGTCTGGCTCGGCCACGATCACCACCTCATCGACAGCAGCCAAAGTATGGCGCACCCAGCCCGTCCACAGATGCGGTATGTCGAGAATGACAACGGGTACGGTTTTCTGGCTGAGTTCGATAACCTGTTCGAAGCTGCGCTCTGTGAGATCGTAGGCTCTGTCGAGGGTGGCCGGTGCAGCGAGCAGCGAAATGTGATTTGCCGCCTTGCTCATCAGCCGATCGAGCATCACAGCATCCATCTTGTCGCTGGCATAGATGGCATCTGCAATGCCTTGCGGCGGATCCTGATTGAAGTCGAGCCCGGCGGTTCCGAAGGGCAGGTCGAGATCGACCACAAGAACGTCCTGGCGGATCGAGCGGGCGATGGCCCAGGCAACGTTATGGGCAATGGTGGACGCCCCGGCGCCGCCCTTGGCCGAAATAAAGCCCATGGAACGGCCGATCGGAGCTGCGCCTTCCGATGCAAAAAGATCGGTTATAGCATTGATGATTGTCGCGCTCGAGGACGGCATGACCAGATATTCGGAAACACCGGCGCGGATCAGGCTGCGATAGAGCATGACATCATTGACGTGGCCGATGACGATGACGCGCGTCGAGGCGTCACACACCTCCGCCAGTTTTCCCAGAGCGCTTTCGATCTGGTCTGCGGGCAGCGTGGTTTCAACGATGATCAGGTTGGGCGTGGGATTTGTGCGGTAAGTTTCAACCGCCCCTTCCAAGCCGCCATTGTGGGTCGTGAGGGCCACCTTAGACATTCGCCGGTCGTGCGTCGTGTCTTCGATGATCTGCGCGGTCTGGGAGTGCTCACAGAAAGCCTGGATCGTTATGCGCGGGATCAGCCGTGCCCCGCTTACGGTCTCGGTGGGTGCCTCGGATGCATTTGCACGATCGTCGTTGTCGATAAAGGTCATCGTTTCTACCCCAAGCGGGACGTCTCAAAAAGGGCGCGCCGGCGGCGATGCCGGAGCGAAGGGATCAATCGAGCATGAAGCCCACGGAACCACGGAACTGTCCGCCCCCCGCGCCGCCGACCCCGTACATGTTCTCCATGCGCCCAAGGAACATGGCTTCTGCATCTGACGAGGGCTCGTAGAAATCGTCCGGCGTGGCCACCGGTGCCACACTTGGCTGGGCAATCACCGGCGTGACCAGGATCACCAGTTCGGTCTGGGACGTGCTGTATTCGTAGGACCGGAACAGCGCACCGAGGATGGGGATGTTGCCGAGCCCAGGCAATTCATTGATCTGGCGCCGTGTGCGCTCTTCGAGCAATCCTGCGATCGCCAGGGTCTGGTAGGCCGGAAGTTCCACCGAAGTGGACGCGCTGCGCGAATTGAGGGCACCCGAAATCGTATCGGAGATTTCGGAGACTTCGGTATCTATATCGAGCGCGATCAATCCATTCGAGCGCACGGTCGGTGTGAAATTGAGCTTTATGCCATATTCCTTGTAGTCGTAGCTTTCCTCACCGTCGGTGACGACGCGGATCGGCAACTCACCGCCGACGTGGAAATTGGCTTCTTGCCCCGACATTGCCGTAAGCACCGGTTCGGCGAGAAGGCGCAGGGCGTTCTGGCTCTGCAACGCCTGCAGCGAAGCGTCGATGGAGAAATTGCCCTGGCTGAAATCGCCTGAATAACTGCCTGCGGTATCGCCGATTGTGGGATCCGAATTTATGCCCAGGTTAAGCGCGCCAACCGAGAGCGAACCGGACAGATTGATTCCCAGAGCTTTCGCCGCGTCACGCTTGATCTCGGCGACTACGACTTTGAGCGCGACCTGCTGACCGCCTGCAACGTTGATGACGGAAGTGACATTGGCTTCTCCGCCCACATATTGCGCGGCGATGGCAACTGCCTTTTCCATGTCATCGCCGGACTGAACATCGCCCGAAAGAATGACAGAATTGGCAAAGGACTGCACCTGAACGCGAGAGCCAGGCAGCAGCCGATTGATGGTTGCCGCAAGGCCCGAGGAGTCCTGGGCAACCGAGATCTCGATCACCGCAATGCCTGCACCCGAGGAATCGAGGAACAAAATATTGGTTTCGCCCGGAGCCATGCCCTGAATGACGGCACGGGTCCGTGTCCGCATCAGGGCGTTAGCCACGTTTGGCTGGGAGACGATAACCTCTCCGGCCTCAACCGGCAGATCGATGATGATCGATTTATTGACCCCGATTTCCACGTATTGGGTGCGCCCCAGCTCGCTCTGGGCAATTCGCAGATGCGGCGAAGTGGCCCCCAGGGCCTGTGTGGCACCAAACAGGGTGGCCAGCAGCAAGCCTGCAAACAGGGCTCGCATCAGATCAACTCGAGCGGCGAAAGGCTGTTTCGGAACGAAGAGCATCTATCTGACCTCGATGACGGGCGACAACGGCTGGGCCGACACCGTTGGATCGGCTGGATTGTCCAGAGCCGAGACCGACGTGCCGGAGGACGGAGTAGTACGTTGCGCGCTGGATGTAACGGATTGGGACTGTCCGTAGCGGACGAGCCTTACGGTCTGGCTGCCGCCATGATCGTCCGCTGCGGTCTGCCCGAAATCGACAACCGAGCGCAGAACAAGCGCCAGCCGACCGACGGACCCGGACTGCAAAATGGTTTCCGACTGGGCAGGCGTGAGCTCGAGCGTGGCGATCTCGGCTTTTTCAAAGACCTGGGAAGAGGGGTTATCGGGATCGACCTGCCCGCCGGTCGTACCGACCTCACCGAGCCGCGTACCAATTGCCAGAACGCGAACATTTGAAAGGATTGTTTCGGAATAATCGCCACCGGAAGGGGTGAGAACGACATCGACGCGGTCGTTGGGTACGATGTATCCCCCCGACGCCGAATCAGGGTTTACCGAGACCGAAACGGCTCGCATGCCCTGTCCGATGACCGCCGAGAGATAGCCTTGGGTCGAATTGACGAGTTTGGCTTCGCGGATCGGTTCGCCGGCGAAAAATTCGAAACGGGCCACCGAGCCTGTCACCTGCTGGGGCGCATCGGGTACCGCACCGGCCGTGATGAATTCGGAGCGCACGCCGCCTTCGGGCCAATCCTGCCAGCCCACGTCCGCTTCGGTCAGGCGCTGTCCGAGGCCGATTGCCCGCGTTGCGACCAGAACCTGGGCGCGCGATTCGGTTTGCACTTCAAGCGCTGCGGATTCGGTCTCTTGTGGTCGGGGATTGTTGCCGCGTGTCGCCAGGAACGCCGCGAGCCCGCCCGCGACGATGGCAACCACGATGAGCAGAATACGCGCCGGTTTCATCTGACCCTACACTCCCACTAGCCCATGCCTGTCGCGGCACCTGCATTGTTTTCGGGAGACAGCACACCTCAGCGCTTTGAGCCCCCGCAACGATCAGCCTTGGCACGCCATATTTGGATGCGCTTACGGCCTGATGGGGCAACTATTGCCGGTAAAGGGTCAAAACTTGGTTAATTGATGCTTTTTTGCAAAGGTTAACCAATGGTTTAGAGGAAGAGCTTCCTGCCCAACGCGAAACCTTGTGCTCAACGAGCGCAAGGCGACGGCCCGGCAAGACTTCAAAGTGTGCCCAGTTGATCGAGCAGGGTCTGCTGGACAGCCTGATTGGTGACCAGACGCTCATAGATCAGGGTCTGCGGATAGATCAGCATGGCCCCGATCGCCAGAGCAATACCATAGGGCACCCCTGTCTTGGGATGATGCAGGCGCTGTATCCAGCCAACGCTCAGGAGCGGGGCCGGTAGCGCCCAGCGGCGACCGATGACAAGGGCCAAGGTCAAAACGCCGCCCAGAACGGCCGCGTAAAGAAGAAAGGGCAGCATGAACTCAAAGCCCATCCACATGGCGATCCCAGCCGCCAGCTTTGCATCCCCGCCACCGATCCAGCCCAGAGCAAACAGGGTGAAAGTGACGGCCAGCACCAGTGCGCCGGCGGCCAGATGCATGCCGATCAGGGTCGGGCTCATGCCCACGACCAGAGCGACACCTACAAAACCGACAATAACACCGGCAACGAGCGCGTTCGAAATGCGCATGGTGAGCAGATCTGAACAGGCAGCAAAGGCCATCAGAAGCGGGAATATCAGTGCGATCAAGGGATTGAACATTTGCAATATTGGTCAGTCTTACTGGAAAACAACGGCTATGCTGTCTGAAATGTACTGGTACATTCCATCCATTTGCTCCTGGTAGAAAATCAATGCTCCAATGATGGAGATTGAGACGAGCGAGGCAATGAGCGCGTATTCGATCGATGTCGCGCCTTCACTGTCCTTAATGAATAGACCGAACACGATGCACACCCTCTTCATTCGTGTTGTCGTCGTCGACCAACGATAGCGACGGCTGTTTAACAAACAAAAAAGAAAGAGGGCCAATGGCCCTCTTTCCATGCAAAACTGATTTAACGTCAGTGTTAGATCAGCACGTCGTCGTAACGGTTTCTGTGCCGTCCCGCAGCGATGCGCCGATCGTGCAGAATGTCTCTTCGAGCTGCGGGCCAATGAGTGAAAGGCCGGCAATGATCACAACGGCAACAAGCGCCGCGATAAGGCCGTATTCGATGGCAGTGGCGCCGGAATCATCGGCGATGAATTTCTTAAAAAGGTTCATGACTAAGCTCCTTGTTCGTGCGTCCTCAAGTGACTGCATCGTTCGACGCGTCACACATCGAACATGGGGCAAAGCTAGTCCCGGCCAGTTGAAATAGAGTTAATCCTAAGGCTCAAAACCGGCCGTTCAAAGCCAATACTCAATATGACTAGCAAATGGTTTAACCGACTTGTAAAACGATAACTATTATCGCTGCCATCAACTCAATATATACACCGCCGCCGGACCCGCTCTCGTTTGCCAAATCGTAACCATTGCCGTCCATGATCGGGTAACCATGCCAATCGGGACGGGAAGCCAGTCATGCCGGGTCAATTGCGCAGCACCCTGATTGCTGCAGTATTATTAATCAGCGGATATGGCCTAAGTCCCGCCATCGCTCAGGACCAGGACGCCATTACGGTCACTGTCAATACCAACATGGCCCGGGTGCTTCGCATCAACGCGCCGGCTGCCACGGTGATTATCGGCAATCCGGCAATTGCCGATGTCACGATACAGGACCCCCAGACCCTGATCCTGACCGGCAAGAGCTTTGGCCGGACCAACATGATCATCCTCGATTCCAATGGCGATCCCATAGCCGATACCATTGTCGAAGTGGCTCAACTCACCTCCGACACCGTTACCGTGTTTATGGGCGCCCAGCGGACATCGATGGCGTGCGCACCCAATTGCCAGCCCGTTATCATGCTGGGCGACGACACCAGCTATACCTCGGACGTGGTCTCTTCGAGCACCATCATCGACGGCGCGGCCAGCCGATAGGTCGAAATCTTCCCAACTCCTTAAGGTCCGGTTTACCGTGGCCTCAGATGCGCGGTCACGCGATCCAAACCCTAACTATTGGTTAGGAGAGCTTTGCGTATTGTGCCCAGCGATTTCAGACGGAGCGCGGGCATGGGGACTACCGCAACACGATTATCGAGACGGAAATGGCTGGCCCGCAGGTTGGCGCGCCGTTTTGCCCTGTCCGATCGAGGTGTGACAGCCATCGAATTTGCGATTGTCGGTCCGGCGTTTCTTGCCTTGATTGGGGCAACGTTGGAAACCGCCCTCGCCTTTTTTGCAGGTTATGCCCTCGACACAGCGGTTATCGACTCCTCGCGGCTGATCCGTACTGGGCAATCGGCCTATATTTCCTCGGAAGCCGACTATAGGGAAGCGCTCTGCGGGCGCCTGTATGGCATCTTCGATTGCGAACAGGTGCGTATGTCGGTGCGCCCTATCGACGATTTCGCCAGCTTTTCGATGTCCGGACCCATCGACACCGACACGGGCGAATGGACGATGGACAATTTTTACACCGAAGCAGGGCCGCTCGAAACCATGATGATTGAGGCCTATTACAAATGGCCGACATTCTTCAATATTCCGGGCCTGAATGCCGGACAGACAGCCGATGGCAAGCGCCTTCTGGCCGCGACGCACGTCTTTCGAACGGAGCCCTTCTGATCATGTACGAACCGCGACAGGGCATAGCCGGGGCATTGGCCAGATTACTCCGCAACCAGAAGGGAATAGCGGCAGTCGAGTTCGCGCTGATCGTGCCCATCCTGTTGCTGAGCTATCTGGGGGCAACAGACGTAACGCAGGGCCTGGCCATTGACCGTAAACTGGGCCAGGTCGCCTCCACCGTATCGGATCTGGTGGCCCAGGAAGGTTCAATCACACGCGACGAGGTTCATGCGTTCTTTCAATCCGGAATCGCAATCATGCGCCCGTTTGACTTCGAGAACACGAAGCTTCGGCTGACCATCGTCGAAGTGAACGGCAGTTCTACCGAAGTAACCGGCGCGACCGCGCGCAATTGGGAGATCGACGCCAGCAACGGAGAGACATATGAGTTGCCAAGCGACCTGCTGACGCTTTCAGATGAGCGCTATGTGGTGGTTGCCGAAGTAAGCTACGATTATTCTCCCATGTTCGGGACCGTCTTTAACAGCACAGTCCCCCTCGGGCAGCGTTCCCTTCACGTAACCCGCAAGGACGTCAGCGAATTCGGCTTTCCACCGGACGGCTCTCCGACCGGCGGGGGGCTCATCGAAGACGTTGTCGATGCAGTGGACGATGTCGTCGACGACGTCGCAGGCGACGAGGATGAAGAGTCCGGAGAGGATGATGGCGGTTCCGCTGGCGATGGCGATGACGATGGACCGGGCGGTCCTGGCGGTGGATGGGGTGGCCCTGGTGGTGGATGGGGCGGCGGGTGCTGGGGCTGGCGCTGCTAGCCCTCAGCCAGCAGCCATTGCCGCGACGCCGCAAATACCGGATCGCCCTTTTCTCTTGTCTCAGCGCGCCAGCGCCATGGGTGGTTGTAAATCACGCATCTGCCTGACATGACATCGATCGAACCCTGGAGCGATAGCGATGTCCGAACCCCTCATTCCCGTTTTCGATCTTGGCGGCGTCTTTGTCGACTGGGATCCGATGTATCTGTTCCGCAAGCTGTTTGCGACCGAAGAAGAGGCGCGGTGGTTTGGCGACACCATCTGCACCAAGGATTGGAACCTTGAGTTCGATGCCGGGGATATCTATGCCGAAGGCGTGGCCAGGCTGATTACCCGCTTCCCCCGCTACTGGCGTGAAATCGGAGCCTATGATACCCGTTGGAAAGAGACCATCGGCGGCATTTTCCAGGGCACAGTCGATATCCACAACGAGTTGATCGAAGCGGAAATCCCGACCTTTGCGATCACCAATTTCTCATGGGAGAAATGGGTTTCGGTGCTCGACGAGTGGAGCTTTCTCGAAAAGTTCGACGGGGTGGTGGTCTCGGGACTTGAAAAAATGGTCAAGCCCGATCCCCGCATCTTCCGTCTGTTTTGCGACCGCTATGGATTGGCGCCGGAATCCTGTGTCTTTATCGACGACAACGAGGCCAATGTGGTTTCGGCCCGCGCGGTCGGCATGGAAGCGATCCATTTTTCATCGCCCGAGGCGCTCAGGGCCGAGCTTGTCGGTCTTGGATTGCCGCTCAAAAGCTAGCGCGTGCCGTACATCCGATCGCCCGCGTCGCCCAGACCCGGAACTATGTAGCCATGCTCATTGAGCTTTTCATCCATGCTGGCCGTGAAGATCGGCACATCGGGATGGGCTGTTGTAAACCGCTCCACCCCCTCTGGCGCGGCCAGCAGGCACAGGAAGCGGATATTGTTGGCCCCACGATCCTTGAGTTTTTGTACCGCCGAAATGGCAGAGTTCGCTGTTGCCAGCATAGGGTCCACGACGATCACCAACCGGTCGGCGGCGTCTGAGGGGGCCTTAAAATAGTATTCGACAGCCTCCAAGGTTTCGGGGTCCCGGTAAAGCCCGATATGGGCGACGCGTGCCGAAGGAACCAGATCGAGCATGCCAGCCAGAAGCCCCTCACCGGCCCTCAGAATCGAGGCGAATACGAGTTTTTTTCCCTTGAGGGTTGGGGCCCGGGTGGGCCCGACGGGGGTTTCGATATCAATATATTCGACCTCAAGGTCGCGCGTGACCTCGTAGCATAGAAGATGCGCGATCTCGCGCAGAAGCCTGCGGAAGCTGGCGGTCGAGGTGTCCTTGCAGCGCATGATGGTGAGCTTGTGCTGGACAAGGGGGTGATCGACGATGGTCAGGTTCTGCATGAGGCCGCTCTTTGTTTATGGTTATAGGGCGCTGGAGCCGTGCTTGCCCGGCGCGATGCCCAGCCAGTGGGCAATTGTTTCGCCAATATCGGACAAAACGGGGCGCAGGCCAATGCTGCCCTTGTCCAAAGCGCGGCTAAATAACAGGATTGGCACCTGCTCGCGCGTGTGGTCGGTGCCGGGCCAGGTTGGATCGTTGCCGTGATCGGCTGTGATGACCAGAAGATCGTCGTCGCGGAGCCTGGCGATGAGTTCGGGGAGGCGGCGATCGAACTGTTCGAGGGCGTCCGCATAGCCGCCCGGGTCGCGCCGGTGACCGAATTCTGTATCAAAATCAACGAAGTTCGTGAAAATCAGCGCGCCATCGGTTGCCATATCCATGGCTTCGAGCGTGCGGTCGAACAGCACCATGTTGCTCGATGCCTTGATCTTGTGGGTAATGCCGCGCGCTGCGTAGATGTCGGAGATCTTGCCGATGGCATAGACCTGCCGGTCGGCCGATTTGAGGCGATCGAGCACCGTATCTTCGGGGGGATCGATGGCGAAATCGCGCCGGTTTCCAGTGCGTTTGAAGCTCTTGGCGTCCTCGCCGAGGAAAGGTCTGGCGATGACGCGACCGACCTTTAGGGGGGCTGTGAACTTGAAGACCGTTTCGCAGAGCGCGTAGAGGTTTTCGAGGCCGAAATGCTCCTCGTGGGCGGCGATCTGGAAGACTGAGTCCACCGAAGTATAAAAGATGGGTTTTCCGGTGCGAATTGACTCTTCACCGAAATCCTCAATGACCTGCGTGCCCGAGGCGTGGGTGTTGGCAAGGGAGCCTTCAAGTCCTGCCGCTTCGTAGATTTTTGCAAGCAATTCCAATGGGAAAGCCGGATTTTCGTTAGGGAAATAGCCCCATGCGAAGGGAACCGGGACACCGGCGATTTCCCAGTGGCCGGACGGAGTGTCCTTGCCGATCGAGACTTCGCGCCCAACGCCCCAACGCCCGCCGAGGGGGGCGTTGCTCAGGCCGGGCGGGACTGTGCCGGTGGACAGTTCGGCTGCGGCGCCCAGGCCGAGGCCGTCGAGATTTGGCAGATATAACATACCCTTACGGGTGCCTTCGATATCGCCACGGCCATCGGCGCAGGCCTGGGCGATGTGGCCGAGGGTGTCGGCGCCCGCATCGCCGAAATCGGCGGCGTCGGGGGCACCGCCGATGCCGAAACTATCGAGCAGACATAAAATGGCGCGGGGCATCACTGGCCTCCCTGGGGAAGAATTTCACTATAGATAACCGGATGTTCAGGCGCATCCTCATCGATCACGTAAGCCGCGAGAAGGCGCCTTTCGGCCTCTGCGGCAGTGGCCTCGTCGCGGGCATGGATGCGGGCGATGGGGGTTTGCGGGTCGACTTTCGTGCCGATGCCGGCGAGGCGATCAAAGCCCACATGGTAGTCGAGCTTCTGATTTGGATCGGTGCGTCCTCCCCCCAGAACGACCACCGCCATGCCCAAGGCACGTACATCGATCCGGGCCACACGCCCAATGGACGCAGCATACACTTCCCTTACCACACCCACTGGACCGGGCACATATTTTTCCAAATCGTGCCAGGATCCCAGCGCATTTGCCATGGCAAAAAACTTCTCGGCGGCAGCACCGCTGTCGAGTGCTATTTTGGCGCGGATAAACCCGTCATCATAGTCGAGCGCCATACCCCCGAGGATCAGTCCGTGGGCACAAAGGGCGAGCGTTACCTCTTCGAGGCGCGGGTCGCGATGGGCGCCGGTGAGGAAATCGATGGCGTTTTTCACCTCCAGCCAATTGCCCGCCGCAGAGGCGAGCGGCTGGTTCATGTCGGTGATCAGCGCACCGGTTTTCAGCCCCGCTCCATTGGCGACCGATACCAGGCTTTCGGCCAACCCGACTGAATCCTCGAGCGTCTTCATGAAGGCGCCCGAGCCGGTCTTGACGTCGAGGATGAGAGCATCGAGCCCGGCGGCGAGCTTTTTGGAGAGGATGGAGGCTGTAATGAGCGAGATGTTTTCGACAGTCGCTGTGACGTCGCGGATGGAATAGAGCCGCCGGTCGGCGGGGGCGAGATCATCGGTCTGGCCGATAATGGCGCACCCCACGTCCTTGACCACCCGGCGCAGGGTGTCGATGTCGGGATTGGTCATATAGCCGGGGATGGAATCGAACTTGTCGAGCGTGCCGCCGGTGTGTCCGAGACCGCGGCCGGAAATCATCGGAACATAAGCGCCGCAAGCGGCAAGAATTGGCGCGAGCATGAGGGACACGTTATCGCCCACTCCGCCGGTCGAGTGCTTGTCGATCGTGGGGCCATCGAGATCGGACCAATCGAGCACGCGGCCTGAATCGCGCATGGCGAGGGTCAGCGCCACGCGCTCATTACGCGTCATGTTCTGGAAATAGACGGCCATGGCAAAGGCGGCGGCCTGCGCGTCATTGACAGCGCCGGAGGTGAGCCCGGCGACGAAACCGGCGATATCGGCTGGGTCAAGTTCCAGACCGTCGCGTTTTCTGGCGATCACTTCCTGGGGGAGAAGCGGCATGCAGGATCAGACCTTGTGGAGCCGGACGGGAGATTTTGGCGCGCGTTTCAATATGCCCTTGGCCTCAAGATCAAGTTGGACGCATTTGAACCACCAGCCGGCCTTTTCGCCGCCGGGAAACAGGTCCTGGGGCAGGTCGGGCTTGATGGCGGCGATCAGATCGGCCGGGGTGGCGCCCGGTTCGGTTGTGGGAATGTGTTTCATCACCGCTTCGCGGACCGCCATGTATTTGGCCTTATCGACCCGCGTCTTGTGGTTGGGGGAGGTGAA
Protein-coding regions in this window:
- a CDS encoding type II and III secretion system protein family protein, which produces MRALFAGLLLATLFGATQALGATSPHLRIAQSELGRTQYVEIGVNKSIIIDLPVEAGEVIVSQPNVANALMRTRTRAVIQGMAPGETNILFLDSSGAGIAVIEISVAQDSSGLAATINRLLPGSRVQVQSFANSVILSGDVQSGDDMEKAVAIAAQYVGGEANVTSVINVAGGQQVALKVVVAEIKRDAAKALGINLSGSLSVGALNLGINSDPTIGDTAGSYSGDFSQGNFSIDASLQALQSQNALRLLAEPVLTAMSGQEANFHVGGELPIRVVTDGEESYDYKEYGIKLNFTPTVRSNGLIALDIDTEVSEISDTISGALNSRSASTSVELPAYQTLAIAGLLEERTRRQINELPGLGNIPILGALFRSYEYSTSQTELVILVTPVIAQPSVAPVATPDDFYEPSSDAEAMFLGRMENMYGVGGAGGGQFRGSVGFMLD
- a CDS encoding AAA family ATPase, which encodes MTFIDNDDRANASEAPTETVSGARLIPRITIQAFCEHSQTAQIIEDTTHDRRMSKVALTTHNGGLEGAVETYRTNPTPNLIIVETTLPADQIESALGKLAEVCDASTRVIVIGHVNDVMLYRSLIRAGVSEYLVMPSSSATIINAITDLFASEGAAPIGRSMGFISAKGGAGASTIAHNVAWAIARSIRQDVLVVDLDLPFGTAGLDFNQDPPQGIADAIYASDKMDAVMLDRLMSKAANHISLLAAPATLDRAYDLTERSFEQVIELSQKTVPVVILDIPHLWTGWVRHTLAAVDEVVIVAEPDLANLRNAKAIADAVKAMRPSDSDPIIVVNKTGISKRPEIPAAEFASSIECRLAAQIGFEPALFGTAANNGQMIAEVSGTHKVNDIFRTLGLELTGRSGAEAGSRPSGIRLPDLFRMRKRA
- a CDS encoding CpaF family protein, coding for MFGKRASFGGNTQPAPSRPAPPPETQEVERAREQSAIATSEAQRTTRIEEGVDNVEPNGRDKNYFQTKSSIFSALIDSIDLSQLAAMDQDSAREEIRDIVAEIIALKNFVMSISEQEDLLDDICNDVLGYGPLEPLLARDDIADIMINGSQRCYIEVSGRVKLTNVRFRDDAHLMNVCQRIVSQVGRRVDESSPICDARLPDGSRVNVIAPPLSIDGPTLTIRKFKKDKLTLPQLVKFGSISPEGAEVLRVLGRVRANVLISGGTGSGKTTLLNCLTAFIDKDERVITCEDSAELQLQQPHVVRLETRPPNLEGEGEVTMRELVRNCLRMRPERIIVGEVRGPEAFDLLQAMNTGHDGSMGTLHANSPREALSRLESMITMGGFALPSRTIREMIVSSIDVIVQAARLRDGSRRITHISEVLGMEGDVIVTQDVFLYDIMGEDANGALLGRHRSTGITKPQFTEKARYFNEEMALVEALERANVEQHELMR
- the cpaB gene encoding Flp pilus assembly protein CpaB produces the protein MKPARILLIVVAIVAGGLAAFLATRGNNPRPQETESAALEVQTESRAQVLVATRAIGLGQRLTEADVGWQDWPEGGVRSEFITAGAVPDAPQQVTGSVARFEFFAGEPIREAKLVNSTQGYLSAVIGQGMRAVSVSVNPDSASGGYIVPNDRVDVVLTPSGGDYSETILSNVRVLAIGTRLGEVGTTGGQVDPDNPSSQVFEKAEIATLELTPAQSETILQSGSVGRLALVLRSVVDFGQTAADDHGGSQTVRLVRYGQSQSVTSSAQRTTPSSGTSVSALDNPADPTVSAQPLSPVIEVR
- a CDS encoding TadE/TadG family type IV pilus assembly protein, with product MGTTATRLSRRKWLARRLARRFALSDRGVTAIEFAIVGPAFLALIGATLETALAFFAGYALDTAVIDSSRLIRTGQSAYISSEADYREALCGRLYGIFDCEQVRMSVRPIDDFASFSMSGPIDTDTGEWTMDNFYTEAGPLETMMIEAYYKWPTFFNIPGLNAGQTADGKRLLAATHVFRTEPF
- a CDS encoding Flp family type IVb pilin; translation: MERGPLALFLFCLLNSRRYRWSTTTTRMKRVCIVFGLFIKDSEGATSIEYALIASLVSISIIGALIFYQEQMDGMYQYISDSIAVVFQ
- a CDS encoding pilus assembly protein N-terminal domain-containing protein; the encoded protein is MPGQLRSTLIAAVLLISGYGLSPAIAQDQDAITVTVNTNMARVLRINAPAATVIIGNPAIADVTIQDPQTLILTGKSFGRTNMIILDSNGDPIADTIVEVAQLTSDTVTVFMGAQRTSMACAPNCQPVIMLGDDTSYTSDVVSSSTIIDGAASR
- a CDS encoding A24 family peptidase, which translates into the protein MRISNALVAGVIVGFVGVALVVGMSPTLIGMHLAAGALVLAVTFTLFALGWIGGGDAKLAAGIAMWMGFEFMLPFLLYAAVLGGVLTLALVIGRRWALPAPLLSVGWIQRLHHPKTGVPYGIALAIGAMLIYPQTLIYERLVTNQAVQQTLLDQLGTL
- a CDS encoding Flp family type IVb pilin, with the protein product MNLFKKFIADDSGATAIEYGLIAALVAVVIIAGLSLIGPQLEETFCTIGASLRDGTETVTTTC